The sequence GGTGCTGAGATTATGCGCTGGATGCTTGCGGCCATGGCCGTTCGCTTTGCGTCATGCCCGCTCGGATACACCCTGTTCGCCACCAGCAGTCCACGGGTCATCATGATCAGCGAGCTGGCGATGGGTGCAGTCATGATCACTTCCTCTTTTCTCCTCCTCCAGGTCTTCGGTGTGATCGGCATCGGTATCGCCCTGCTTGCCACGAACTTGTTGTATCTATTCGGTGTTGTGATTATAATGCACAGGCGAGGTGTTCACTGGACTTTGCACACTTCTGCCCTGCTCTTGGAATCCGCCATCGTTCTTGGTGTTTGCCTCTCCGTTTCACTTCTCATACCGGGCTGGCATGGTATTACTATCTGCGCACTCGTCATTACCGCCTACTCTGCACACCTGCTGATCCTGATCCAGAAGGAATCAGGGATCGACCTTGCCCTGATTCTTCAAAAAATCCGTAGCTTCCTACCGAAAAAATGATAAATAAACTAATTCAATCCGCGCTATCTTCATTCGATTATCAAATTAGATCAACGAAGCACTTCGGTGATAACTACTGGAACGATCTCGCGCTACTCATGCGACGCCAGCCATCCGAGAAATCGATCATCATGGATGTCGGGGCACATCATGGAGAAACCCTAATCGCCTGCCGCAAAAGCTTTCCCGATGCGATGATCCATTGTTTCGAACCGGATCCGGAATCTCAGGAAATCCTGAAAAATTGTGCCTCTAACCTTGAAAAAGTCAAAATCCATGAACTTGCCCTGGGTTCCGCAGCAGCGCAGGCGGAATTTCACCGCAACAGCGCCTCAATGACTAACTCCCTGCTCCCAACTAGTGCCGAATCCCTGGAAAGCGATTATGCCGACTACACAAAAACCCAGGAAGTAATCCAAGTTTCGGTGGAAACTCTGGATGAGATCTGCGCTCGTGAGAACATCGGGTGGATCGACCTGCTGAAAACGGACTGTCAGGGTTACGACCTGATGGTGCTTCAGGGCGGCGAAAAAATGATTTCCTCACATCAGGTGGGGCTGATTACCTGTGAAGTGATCTTTGATCAGGAATACGACGGGCAAGGGAGGTTTCACGAACTCCTAAGATATCTCGATTCGTTCGGCTATCGACTCATCGGATTCTACAACATGTCGCGGAATCGTGATCACGTGTGCACCTATTGTGACGCGATCTTCGAGAGACCGATTGGAGCAAACCCAAGCTGAAAAACCAGCTCAAGGATCCTATGCCAGCCCCTTCGCAAACTGTCGTAATTCTCTCCGGAGCTTATGACGATCACTACCGAAAAACTCGGCACGATAATCCAGTCATCTGCACAAGCGCTGGAAAACGAATCATTCTCTATCAGGCGATCGAAGAGGCTGTGGGCAAACCGGTGGTTCTCCTCAGCCCTCACCCACGCGGCAGAGGGAGAGCCGAAGCCTCGCCCGAAACAAC comes from Akkermansiaceae bacterium and encodes:
- a CDS encoding FkbM family methyltransferase codes for the protein MINKLIQSALSSFDYQIRSTKHFGDNYWNDLALLMRRQPSEKSIIMDVGAHHGETLIACRKSFPDAMIHCFEPDPESQEILKNCASNLEKVKIHELALGSAAAQAEFHRNSASMTNSLLPTSAESLESDYADYTKTQEVIQVSVETLDEICARENIGWIDLLKTDCQGYDLMVLQGGEKMISSHQVGLITCEVIFDQEYDGQGRFHELLRYLDSFGYRLIGFYNMSRNRDHVCTYCDAIFERPIGANPS